TTTCCGACATGTTATTGAAGCACCTACTTACACATGTTAATAGCATATGTGAGATAACTGAAAATAACACTACCGTTTACATACATCAATCACATTTTTGCACATTGTGCATGCTATCTTTTTGTACTTTTTTGTGATTCTTTTTGAGTTGACATGGATATTATCATTTTTTCTGCAGGTAACAATTTGTTACTCATTCAGGACTCTACTCTACTCGGCACACCATTCCCTGCTTCAAAAATTAGTTCAAGGTTTTTTTTATGGTAACTTTTTGCATAGATGCACCATGATGGCATGGTAACAGATGACAATACTGATGATAACTTTTGTATGAAAAAATATGGTAGCTTTCTTTACACAATAATTATAGCCTAATTGTAACAAGAGTGGATTCTGTTATGGTGTTGTGACTTCCTATTTTACATACAGCAAGAATTTTTTGTAGCCTACTTTCACTGTTTTGGTGCAATAAGTTGAAAAGGAGTTGTCTTTTTTCAAGAAAAAATCTTTTACGTATGCCCTGATAACTCATGTATTCTGTCATGATAGCTTCTATGCACATAGTACAATAAATTAGGAAAAAATGGcacttttttcttccttttttcatGGGGCTTTTTTGGGTTgaactgaaagtgcgttatatcgactagaggggggtgaataggcgatttttatgaattcttcactgaggaatttgccagtgaggaaattccttagcgaagaactacttgcagcggaataagtactcaaaagtatgcatagcagaacacaagcatggtcatcatgatgaaatgaagacaagcacaaagtacagaagcgtaaacacaggatagcacaggatgaagacaaacagactgaagaaattgaactgaggaaattgagaaagtcttcagtcaaagtcttcaaacacagatatgaacaagtgcacaacacagttatgaggaaatgaaagagtagaggaaatagaaccagtaagcttggtgaagacaatgatttggtagaccagttccaactgttgtctcagttgtacgtctggttggagcggctaggtatttaaacctgaggacacacagtcctcaccgtattctccttgagctaaggtcacacagacctcgcccaatcactcgtggtaagtcttcaggtgacttccaaaccttcacagactcggtcactcggcgatccataATTTCCTCTTgaatgctctagaccatgacgcctaaccgtctagaagaagcacagtcttcaaaggtaacaagcgtcggatccacacaggatcaatctcttcggtgatgctcaatcactttgggtttgtgggtgtttgggtttgggttttcctcacttgatgattttcgctcaaagtcctcggaggatgggatgctctcaaatgacaagtgtcagtttctctcagagcagccaaccagctagtggttgtagggggcggttatttatagcctagggagcagcccgacatgataagacataaatgcccttcaatgatatgaccattaggtgggtagatattttgggacagctggcacatagcacagcaacggtcggaaatttgagtatcaaattcctcagggctatcatgttcctcactgtgtaggcaatctgcactggcgaattcctaactcctcagtcagaataggttcctcagagaccagaagaacttcgtctctgtcactgaagaatatgactgaactgtatgagatttccaatggcttcactcgaagggattggtaggtctAGGATTTTTAGTTGAGCATCACATGAaattttttccttagtatttcctcgaccccctttaacagtacggtgtttcctatgactcaagaaagagaaaatgaaactacgaaaataaaaatcttcacgcttcatgttcctcaaatgaatatcaagtcttcaaggtcacaccaatttcttcactttcaaagtcttcagaaatccaaagtcttcagtcgaagaacttcatttttaggggtcgactttctctgtaaatatcaaactcctcatagacttatagacctgtgtacactcataaacacattagtcccttaacctataagtcttcaatacaccaaaatcactaaggggcactagatgcacttacatgaACTGAAATGGAATTCAGATACAGTAGGGAGTGCTTAGATGTACCTGATCCACCTGGATTCTTGCTGGATTCTGGACGCCTGGTAAGTTCTGGTGTCCCTGGTGGTAGATCAAGTCGAGATCGGGTGGTAAATTGAGCCCCCCAAGCGTTCCTGCATGATTTTTTGCGAAGATTTTGCTGGATTCTGGACGCCTGGTAAGTTCTTGTGTCCCCGGTGGTAGATCAAGTCGAGATCCGGTGGTAACTTCAGTTTCCTCAAGTGTATTGCATGTTTTGTGAACAATTGCTGGGTCAAATCGGGGGGTGGGGGTGGGTAGGGGACGGAGATGAATGGTTAAGTTCGTCGCCAGGGAGAGAGGAATAGGAAGAGGAGGGTCGATGGAGAGTGTTTGTTGCGTTTTCTTGTTGTGGAGGTAAGAAAGTTGGGATCGCGTGATGTTTGTGGGCCAGGGTCACGTGATGGGCCAGGGTCAAGTGAGGGGCGCTGAGATGGCCCTCGCGATTGCCTCCGCTcgacggctcggcctcgcgcgCTACGCGCACTCGGCCTCGTGAAGGTGGGATCGTTCGGACCTTTTCTATAAGTACGAACGTTTGGTATATATCACAGTCCTTTAGTTTTTAAGTTCGTTTTGTTCTTTTATCTTTTTCTGTTCattcttttttgttttctttaaAGCGCGAATTTTTTCTAATTCaacgaacttttttttcaaatttgataaaaaaattccaaattcgatgaaaattttccaaatccgatgaacttttttcaagattgatgaattgttccttcaaatttttgaacttttttaaaatcGATGAACTATTTTTTGAAACTAGATGAACTTTTTtgtcaaaatcgatgaacttgtTTCTAAACCTTGATGAatcatttttcaaatttgatgaacttttttcatttgatgaactttttccaaatccGATGACCTATTTTCAAGATTGATGAATTTTTCTTGTCAAATTTGTGAAcgtttttcaaaatcgatgaactttttgccgaaatcgatgaacttttttcaaaaccgGTGAACTTTTTCATAATTCTTTCTAAaatcggtgaacttttttcaGTTTATGAACTTTAtattcaaaaatgatgaactaTTTCTCCAAACTGATAAACTTTTTAGAAGTTTGTGAACTTTCGACTCAAAATCGATGAGCGTTATTAAATTCACGAattttttaaaaataaataaaagaacaAGGTGATAATTAAATAGCGCGGCCATACTACTTCATGTGCTGTTAGCGGCAATCAAAGCATAAGTGCGCTACGGCTCTGTTGGTCAGCTAAGCTCGAAGAAGGCTCGTCTTGGCGGGCAACGCGAGTTCGACTCCTGAAGGTTGCGTTTTTCTGCCGAATTTGTCTTGGCGGGCAACGCGAGTTCGACTCCTGAAGGTTGCGTTTTTCTGCCGAATTTTGTTAGCTGCTTTTTGCCTTCGCGGGCCGGCCCACAAGGTGCTGCTGCGGGCGCCAGCAACCTTTTCGGGCGCTTAAGGCGCCAAAAAGGAGCTCCCGCCCTATTTGGCGTGCGGGTCGCCGGTTAGCGATCGGGCGCATATCCCCTCAAGCGTTGATTTTAGTATGGATCGGCCCATTTCCGGGTTTCATCAGAACCGGTTCTTTTTTTGTTCTTTCTTTcgcttttatttttattttttattttccacttttttGCGTTTTTATGCCGAATTTTGTTAGCTGCTTTTTGCCTTCGCGGGCCGGCCCACAAGGTGCTGCTGCGGGCACCAGCAACCTTTTCGGGCGCTTAAGGCGCCGAAAAGGAGCTCCCGCCCTATTTGGCATGCGGGTCGCCGGTTAGCGATCGGGCGCGTATCCCCCACAAGCGCTGATTTTAGTATGGATCGGCCCATTTCCGGGTTTCATCAGAACCGGTTCTTTTTTTGTTCTTTCTTTcgcttttatttttatttttcatttcccctttttattttctttctcatttttattttttaaatttGCAGAATATATTTTAAATTTGTCATTTATTTAAATCATGAGTATTTTCTAAATTCACGTACATTATTTTTCATAACTGTGAACATATTCTTACAAATTCTCTTAAATCGTGAATTGTTTTGGAAGTtaagaatatttttgaaattcatgaacagTCTTTCGaaatcacgaacattttttaaCTTCATGAATGCGTGCGGGGGTTGGGTGTGCACAGGCGGCTGGTTTCCGGCGTGCAGGTCGCTTAATAGGAGCCTTCCAATCAGCGTGAGTGACTGACACAGGAGCTTCCCAACTGGACCGGGCCATTACTGTCCGGGTGCGCTGTGGCAACACGTTCCAGGCTCTATAGCAACTGGGGAGAACACTATAGCAACGtgtttttcagtttttttttttgcgggaataGTTTTAGTAATCAAGAATAATTTGGAAAAATGTGCACATTTTGAAACGGGGTTTTTAAATAAAAAAAAgattctgaattttttcacaatttagtttttttttctgaaaatcCCACACTTTTTTCTTAAACGTCAATATTTTTACAAACATGATCCTTTTATGAATTTTAGAATTTTATTTTGAAAACGGGGACATTTATTTCTTATTTATGAATATTTTTTGTAAATGAagaaatattttttaaaattatgaactttttttaaatgtGCACATTTTCTTTAAcacaaatattttttgaattggGAATTTTTCTATACACTACTTTTTTGAAATTCCCGAACTCTTTTTGAAAATATtaacaattttttgaaattgtgaacacttttataaaattatgaacattttatgaaatttgtgAATTGAAAAAACATTAAAAAAATGATATTAAAAGAGAAATGGGAAaaacgaaaaaaaagaaaaaacgaaaagtaaaaacaaaaggaaccaagaaagaaaaaagaaaaaagaaaaacgtTCAAGAACTTTTATAGAAGGTTCTCAAAACCGGGTACTGTATTAGCCTAAGTCGCCTGGCTCAGGTACTCTTGCGCTGATCTGTTCTGTGCGTTTCATCGTTACTTTGACACAACTTGCGTCATATAGGCTTTTTCCTAATCTGAGATCATTTTCAAAAGGACATGTTCCCTCGCTTAGCATGAGATACCTTAGCAAATCCCACTTGACACCTTAAGCGCCGTATAACAGGGCGAAAAACCACACTGTgtgttctgggcctggcccattttgatttctcttttttttgttttttctaataTTTGTTTCTTCATTTCGTCCCTTTTCCATCatttttgttgtttttttgtATTTTGTCGatttatttgttatttttattTCTCTTGGGCTTAATTTTTTTCCTATAGTATATGAACATGTAACTACATGTGtatgatttttttaatttataatctttctataaaatatattttttataattttattttttgtaCATAGCaacattttcaaaattttgatGAAATTACTTTTGCCCATGTAATCACATATATGTATGTACATGATTTTTAATTTTATGATATGGCTTTTCCCAATTTTTGAATTAAATTTTAACTATATTTAACCTGTTAAGAAAAAATATTTTTCCAAAAACTAAAAATATATCAGAATTAATGGGTTGTGCCATGGTTGATCCATATAAGGCATCTAATGGGAAAATATCAAATGGAAACCAACATTCGGTAGAAACCAGTGAAAACCACGTGAAAACGATGTTTTAAAGTTTCAGAAAAAACTCAAAAAAATAAGGGATGTTAAGAGAGTGATGTTCTATTGCCTTGCAAAATTTCAAGTTTAAAGAAATTATGAGATATGAGCTAAAGAAAAACAAAATCAGCAttgaatagtgccgaatagtaatgtcactattcattGCTAAATTTATCTTTTTCATAGCTCGCGTCATATAAAGTTTTTGAACTTGAAATTTCACATGACAATagaacatcatcctcttaacatctcACATCTTTTTAGATTTTTTTGAAACTTTCAAACATGGTTTCACGAAGTTTTCATAGAATGTTGGGTTCCATGTGATATTCTCCCGGCATCTAATAGGACTCACCTTACATGCTACCGACATGTAAACTTGATCTGTATGTCTTGTTTGAAAAGCATGATTCTGAGCTATTCTTTCTTAAATTGAGCTACTTTTACGCCAAGTTTATTTCTGGGTTGCTCTGAATACGATGCAAATATTTAACCCTAAGCTCGAGCTTGTGGTGGTCGTCCGATATCGGTTAGTTTTTTCCTCGATCGAAAAAGAACAGCTAAGTATGAACCTCTTTGCTTAGTTGGAAACAAGCTAGCTTTGAAGCAAAGTTTGCTAGCTTTATTTCGACATACCTGGAGTTAAAGTACATCCACAACCTATGAGTGGGATATATGTCTTTGTACGAAATTTTCATTTTTTCTGTCTTAGATATTTCCCATTCAATTATGGGATGAATAAGTGAAGGCGTGAACCTGCTTTCAAGATTTAAGTTCTTTTATAACACTGCCATTCTGAATAGCCTTTCATGTGCCCATGTTTTCTTATGTGGTTGTTGCTTAGTTATTGTGGCTTAATTTGTCAATAAACCTTTTTTCGTGAATACACAAAGCTTGCGTATCATTTCATTGATAGAAGAAGTTAGAAAAAAGTACATCGGATGGTACAACGCATGACATAAACGTAAAAGGCGTGAACATGACGCCCGGAGCAGAGAAACACGGGATGCTCAGCCCAAACAACAAAAACACGGATAAACTCGCCGCCCTAGGACTCAGCCCAAACCAACACACACAAGACGACCAACATCTCGAAATCCACTGCCTAGGACACCGTGAGCAAACAAGACGGCGCCTTGATGAAGGAGAACGACGCCGAGGCGCCGTCGCCGTCCGATCCGAAAAGCCGGACCTAGGGTTTTCCCTGACGCTCGAAGAGGGGCACAGATAGCAGCCATGACCGTGCCTCCAAGAAGGAAACGGAACCCATAGGTAACAAGGGATCATAGGAATATCATTTGTTTTCTGGCTAAAAATGATTAGAGATTAGCTCGAAACCGTTATGGCTTAACCTCTAACTCGGATCAAATAAAGCTTACCTGTTTTATCAACTTATCCAAGCTGACTTTAGCCTAAATCGCTCAAGCTGGACCTTTGATCCCTGTCCTCCAACAGGGAGAAAAGATTCACCTCGTAATTTGGCATAAAATTCCATACTACACAATCTGATTGGATGACGACGGTGAGGTGAATCTTTTGATGGAATTTGATTGTTCACTCAGTGACGTCGATGGCCCAGCTTACATATGTTTGCACATTGCCTAAAACCGCTCATATTCATTACCAGTCAACATTAACATTCCCATAAACAGCTCCAAGCCTTCATCTTTCATCTGCTAATTGTTTATGTCCACCCGGCCCCATCCGAAGACGGTCGCGACTATATATCGCACTTGGCAGATTGTAGCAGCCGCACCTACGTCGATCCGCAAGTTCCAAGAACAATACAACCGTCTCACATATGCCATTTCACTAGGAATTAAGCTAGCAAAACAACCTAGATGCAGGGCTCCTTTCCACACGCTGATTTTTAACTAGTTTCCACACGAAGGACCTTGACAACGTTACCGTACCGGCGCCGGCCGCACAAACAAACGAAACCGTGCCAGTTAAGTCCGCGATTTCCCCTTCCTTGGACGCGCATTTGGCACCCTATCGGCGACCATGATTGGCCTCAGCATACCAGCTGCGTCGATCCGGGAGGTATGATTTGCTAAAACTCGTATTATAAAACCATACACCACACAAACAGTAGCTAGTTTGGAGTCGCGCTTGCACCAATGCCATTCCCGCATCCAGCAGCCCACAGCCCAGCGCCACCGCCGTCGCATCCATGGCCGTCGGGGGGATCTTCAAAGGATGACTCCGCGTCTCAAGGTGGGATCATCGCTGGCCTCGTCATCGGCTTCGTGGCCTCCTTGCTCCTCTTCACCGTGGCGTGGAGCGTCTTCAAGGGGCACCGCAACAGCCGCGCTCGCGCCCGcgccgcggccgcggccgccgCTCGGCCGTGGCCACCGCCGGAACCTTACCGCCCACGCAGCGACGAAGATCGGCATCGCCGAAGCGCCAGCGACCCCAGCCAGACGGCCCGTCTGCCGGCGTTCACGTACAGCCCGTCCGTGAAGCACAAcgtggcgggcggcggcgaggaggcggcgacgTGCTCGGTGTGTCTCGGCGCGTTCCTGCTCGGTGAGACGGTCCGGCTGCTGCCGGTGTGCCTGCACCTCTACCACGTCGGGTGCATCGACCCCTGGCTGGACGCGCACTCGACGTGCCCGCTCTGCCGCTCCGACACCGACCCGACGATCGACGCCGTCCGGATACTGCCTGTTTAGGCCTTCGTTCTGCCGGCGAGTGGCGTAGATACGTGAGGTATAGCCGCAGCACTACTGTAAAGATTCGCGAGGATAGTTGGAGTGTACACTCATGCATTTATTTTGCTGGAGATTATTATTTTACGACGTAGTACGACTTTGTCTCAAACTCTCAATACATTGCTTGGTATCAAGGCCTCCTCGGTTTTGAACCAAAATTTGGCATTGCCTTTTATCAACAGTTGCCGAACTCAGACTTTGCCAACATTAGAAACTTTGGCTAGTCATCATTGGTTGGCAGAACTGGCGCCCAATGAATAATAAACTACCAAAACTTTCTTAGGTTGCCAGAGAATTGGCTTCCCAAAATTTAGAACCACTAGCACCGTGACCCATGCATGTACGGTAACATCTTGCAAAATGATTAGTAAAATATTATTTACAAAAATATGCATACATGTACGGCATTTGTGTCTAGATGCCATATAAAAAAAATCACTGTACCATGGCATTTTTTAGTGTACATAACACGACAATTTTAGTAATTTTTGCCATGTGTTTATATGACTCAACATTCCTAAATTACAATTTACAAACTTGTTCTACGTTTACCTTGCTTTATACATCACTAGCAAAAGGGCCCGCGCGCGTTGAAACGGGAGAAAAAAATATCCTCTCATATCTCTAGCTGTGGGTCAGTTCAATAAACTGTGTGTGGCCGTTTAGCAGGTTATGAGATCGAACCTTCCCATCAACAATTTTATTTTTTGCCAGTTCTCCGGACCTGGGCCACGTGCGCCATCGGGTGGGCTTCATCCGTTGAGCCAAAACAGGTGGCAAGTAACGAAACCAAATAGCATACATGAAATTAATTGAAATGGGACCAAACGAAGCGGGACGAAACCAAGAATATCACCTCCCTTTAATAGTAGGTATAGATTGCAATTGTTCTACGAAACTTGTTCTAACTTAAAACAAATTTCAACAATATTTGCCATGGAAATTGTTGTTTGTACTGCTCATGTCATGGCAAAAAAAATTGTTCACCATGGCATTTGTGTCTAGATACCATGTCAAAATTCTCTATACCATAGCATTTTTAGTGTACATACCACGACAATTTCAGCAAAAAAAAAATCCATGTGTTATATTACTCAAATTTCTAAGTTACAATGTATAAACATGTTTAAGTTTTCCTTGCTTTTTATCGATCATTTTTTCGAAAATTTGCCATGGAGCATGGGCAATTTTTTTCATGGAAAATTGTGGAGCTACTTTAGGTTTTCACACACGCCAAATTTGCTATGATTTTGTTTAGGATACATATAGGTTTTCCCATGGTTACCATGGAAAATCATGCCCCCTTGCAAATTCTACATTTTTTTTGGCAACGACAATaaaaaacaccacaacaagtacTTAAATTTAGATGATGCTAAACCCATTTTTATTTAGCAGTACAACTTTTCCCTGGCATTTTTGTATAGATTTTTTCCATGTCATGCTTATGAATAAGTTCAATAAATTTTCACATGGAAAATTTATTATGTTTTTCATGGCATTTTTATTGTAAATGTCATGACAAATTTTTTTATGTTACCAAGTCAATCTTTTTTTATATACCGTGGAAAATTCCTAGCATGCGGCAAAAATCAGGGTTGTGAATGAAGGTCATTGTCCATCATTTTTATCTAGCACAACAATGTTGTCCCCCTGGTAAAATTTGCCATTGGCaagtttttaatgcatttttgCCAGGCACACCAATATTTGCCCCTTTGCAAATTTTGCCATTGGTAGATTGAGTTACTATCGGCATTACACAAGAGACAAACATTTGCTTTGCCGGTGTGAGTACGTTTCCCATGAGTACTCATGTAATGTCACTTGcaaaatatattttattttccATGTACTCACATGAAAATTTGTTTTCTCTTTATATATTTCCATCTTTTGTGTGATATTCACATgtcaaaacttatttgaaaacTAACCAATTGCCATGTCAAACAAGTTGGCACGGTTTCTCTAAATTGTATCGTCTTTTTTTCAAAATAACAAAATTTCTAAAATTGCCATGTTTATATTACTAAGGTAGCATGACACTTTTATTtgctagaccatggcaatttcaATCAATTAGACCATGGCAGGATTAGTGTAGGTAGCATGGCATTTCATTACTTGACAATGACATTTTTATTTGAATGATGTCATTTTTTATTAATTAGACCATGGTAGTTTTAGTATAGGTACCATGGCAAAAAACATATTTAGAGGATGTCATTTTTTTATTCAAGCGATGACATTTTTCTTTAGTCTGCGTTTTGTGGAACAACCTAatgatttttttaataatttttgCCTTGATCTAGATAATCATTTTTTCTGCTAAAATTATCATCCGACCATTATGTTTATTTATGTTTTAGGGCATGGCAATTTTTTTAGATACCATGGCTCATTTTTTTTTACTATTCTCGGGTAATTTTTAAAATATGAGGAAGAAAGTTTTCATAAAGTATAGCATGGCATTTTTCATGTAAATAGAGCATTGTTGTTGTAAATTAGGTTTTGTTTTTGTCttttctttattataaaaatatatatgattttttttgttAATGGCATGTTTTTAATTcttttgggcctagcccatttTCTCTTGGCGATCGAACCGTTCGTTGGGATCCTCCCTGGCTAATGATCGCCAGAAATCCTCGTCCTAAAAATATGGGACCACCTATGTATAAGTTGTGCGACCCTTTATTATGTTTCACTCACTTTTTCTTACCGATGTTTGTATCAAAAATGACTTACTCATTCTAGAGTCGAATTAAGGTGGGCACAAAATCAGTTTCAGATACCCAACTAATCAAGGCCCAAGAAGTGGTTCAGTTGGGAAACTGAAAAAATGAGCTTTACCCTAAAAAAATTGAAAGATAAGCTCCCAAGGTGCTAAGGGCATCTCTAGCCGAACTAAATGCTCTTAAACGTACCTAACTCTTAAAAGTCTATTAGAGGAGTAAAATTTTAAGGAGTTGTCCCTAAAAGGCAAACCAAGTCTCTCAAATATACTGTGTCGGCGCCATATCTCAGGATAGTTTAGGCCGATCTCTAATCCCGCCCGAGGCGCCACCTTTTCCTATCACTACCTCCCAACCTGCCTGTCGCAATATGGAACCGAAAGGCAATGGAGGAGGGGGTGTTTCAAGCTTCATGTCATAATTTCATTCGTGACACATCCAAGACGTCGATGATCCACGAAATAAGGCATGCTATGTTGTGGTCAATTTGGATCAAACTTGATCAATGTTGTGCCCTCGATGAACTCTATGCATGTTTTAATTTCAATTGCTCCATTAGATAAAATACCGCGCAACTGTTTGAAATATGTGCGGCAAAGACTAGAAGAATTGGTCCAAATTTGTTTTATACGGCTTCGGCTAGGCCCGACCATCGTTTAACTCCTTGAGTTATATGGATTTAAGTATAAAGAGACATATAATGAGTTAAATATATAAGGGGTCGGCTAGAGATGCCCTAAGATTAAGTAAATGTTTCCTTAAATGTTTCGTAGGTGCACATGTGAATGAGCACCTAGGAGCTTAGTATGTGTATGTGTAGAGATCTTTTTTCTTTTCACTTGGAGAGATGTGAATTGCTAATTAAGTGCTCAGTGAAAGTGAGATGGCAAAATCTGTAAGGACTTTCGGTTCGTGAACAAAACTCGTTGCAAATTAAAGTACTGCACAAAGATTAAATATTATAGACATTACAACAACGAAAAAAGAATGGTGATTCAAATTACAGAACAAAACAAGGGTAAATTGTGTGACCTACGAAAACAAATAAGGAAAGACAAAAAAAGAACACAGTTCAATGTAAGGAACAAAGAATTCTAAGAGTGGTGTTACCTCAAAAAATGGGCGAGAAAGCATGAAATTGAACAAATTATAATGACTTATTGCCAAACTCTTTTTTCGAAGTAATTAAAATAAATTGCAAATCTTTCACAAACTTGCACTCTTTCGTGCTGTCCAATAACAGATGTAAACTTGTGCACTACTGCAAATCTAATGATAATAAGTATATAAATAAAAAAATCCATTCTATGTACCTAACACAAAATTAAGTAGTATCACATGATTGCAGATCAAATCGTTGTTGCATGTACAAAGATATGAGAAAACCCAACGACCAAAAAAATCGAGTCAACAACCATAGGAAACGGGAGCCAGAAACATTTAAATATATTGAAAACTTTGCATGCAGCTTACGCAAGACTTGCACTCTTTCGTATTGTGCAAGCACACACATAAACTAGTGCAAATCTAATAATAACCATGATTGAGTAGCTCAATTACAAGAGTGAATTCCACTATAAGTACCTAATATGAAATTAAGTAGTTTCACACGACTGCACCATCAAACACTTGCCACATGCACAAATACAAGGGAAAATCTAACAAGTAAAAAAGCGAGAGAGCAAAAAAAAATCCATAAACTTTGACACATGTGAGAAAAAAATGGATTTTTATAGAATGAATTCAGGCAAATGTATTTCCTGAATAATTCATTTTTACTTTTGTACCCTAAAAGAAATTAGGAAATGAGTCTAAAagtaaaatgaaaaacaaaaattGTTCTATGGTAGAATGAGTTAAGGGCATTTTTCTTTGATATCTGAGTTAAGGGCATTAGTATTACCCTAAATGaagaaagaagatgaagaagaagaaaaaaagctTAACATCAAAGATGACAAAAACTTGCACATATTATACAAAACTTGTGTTGTTCCACTATATGCAATGGGAAGCATATAATAGTATCACTTTTATAAAACTACATGATTTGCACAGACTTACATGTACACATCTATATTATGCTCAACATTATAACAAAACAATACTGAAGATGAATTGTACCTTATGTCAGATGGTTTCGCCTTGCCCATCTCCATctctctcccccccccctctctctctctcacacacacacacacacacgcgcgcgcatCACGCATACACAAAAGAGAAGTAAGATTGGCATGCACAAAAGAGAAAATAAACAAAAAGTGTGAAATGCAGTTGAAGAATTCATACAGTTGGTAAACCA
This sequence is a window from Aegilops tauschii subsp. strangulata cultivar AL8/78 chromosome 7, Aet v6.0, whole genome shotgun sequence. Protein-coding genes within it:
- the LOC109736279 gene encoding uncharacterized protein encodes the protein MPFPHPAAHSPAPPPSHPWPSGGSSKDDSASQGGIIAGLVIGFVASLLLFTVAWSVFKGHRNSRARARAAAAAAARPWPPPEPYRPRSDEDRHRRSASDPSQTARLPAFTYSPSVKHNVAGGGEEAATCSVCLGAFLLGETVRLLPVCLHLYHVGCIDPWLDAHSTCPLCRSDTDPTIDAVRILPV